Proteins encoded by one window of Plasmodium falciparum 3D7 genome assembly, chromosome: 4:
- a CDS encoding stevor, translated as MLLFPFLFNTFLLSQNVNCQNNLRNKSLINNYTQRKILKSRCLAEIERPLNPHYQNDPELKKIIDQLNEEAMKKYQQSNDTYKQLHELLEKKETKSRSRNSEQEMSKIEKELLKIYEKMSGDENHIMQKSDMYTNENHKSNDKNDKSCECINKNSTDKLSSTNKVHDNYLDNLKTGFVGGLVVCALSSALVGKYGIAAAASAAKGVLQAFINALPSISSSQLTNILNGINFFYETSIKSAFTFGGITSVEYEGAASLASSTFLPYGIAIIAIIVLTIIVIILYVWLRKRRKNSWKHECKKHLCT; from the exons atgttattatttccctttttatttaatacatttttattgtcACAAAAT gtAAATTGTCAAAATAACCTTCGTAATAAAAGTCTCATAAACAATTACACccaaagaaaaatattaaaatcaaGATGCTTAGCAGAAATAGAGAGACCCTTAAATCCACATTATCAAAATGATCCAGaactgaaaaaaataattgacCAATTGAACGAGGAAGCCATGAAAAAATATCAACAATCTAATGATACATATAAACAATTACATGAactattagaaaaaaaagaaacaaaaagtAGAAGTAGAAATAGTGAACAGGAAATGTCTAAGATAGAGAAGGaattattgaaaatatatgaaaaaatgtcTGGTGATGAAAATCATATTATGCAAAAATCTGATATGTACACCAATGAAAATCACAAatcaaatgataaaaatgacaaATCTTgtgaatgtataaataagaatTCAACCGACAAATTATCTTCAACAAATAAAGTACATGATAATTATttagataatttaaaaacaGGTTTTGTTGGGGGTTTAGTTGTGTGTGCCCTTTCGTCTGCACTTGTAGGAAAATATGGTATAGCAGCTGCTGCTTCAGCTGCTAAAGGTGTACTTCAAGCTTTCATAAATGCGTTGCCCTCTATATCATCATCCCAATTGACGAACATTCTTAATGGaataaatttcttttatGAAACTTCAATAAAAAGTGCTTTTACTTTTGGAGGTATAACGTCCGTCGAATATGAAGGTGCTGCAAGTCTTGCTAGTTCAACTTTTTTACCTTATGGTATTGCAATTATTGCTATTATTGTATTAACTATTATTGtgataattttatatgtttggTTACgcaaaagaagaaaaaattcaTGGAAACATGAATGCAAGAAGCATTTATgtacataa
- a CDS encoding rifin, translating into MKIHYTNILLFPLKLNILVNTHKKPHTTARHIQTNRLLCECELYMSNYDNDPEMKSVMQQFHDRTKQRFQEYDEMLQEKRQICKDTCDKEIQKIILKDKIEKELNEKFSALHTDIQSDAIPTCICEKSVTDKFEKTCLKCSGIFATAVPELGLIGGTVVYDAAVKAATKAAIKKAIEEVGKIFFLADESTMQWTNMINAGNYSDKMSLVSILTSLNNGCQDGEAVAGPLFCTASNALTESGNPYVFTRTISEKAANAADAARKAASGKFAEMTSVGTIFSDPIVISAIVVISIAVILLIIYLILRYRRKIKMNKKLQYIKLLKE; encoded by the exons atgaaaatccattatactaatatattattgtttcctctaaaattaaatatatta GTAAATACCCACAAAAAACCACACACCACAGCACGTCATATACAAACTAACAGATTATTATGCGAGTGCGAATTATATATGTCCAATTATGACAACGATCCTGAAATGAAATCTGTGATGCAACAATTTCATGATCGTACAAAACAAAGGTTTCAAGAATACGATGAAATGTTGCAAGAAAAACGACAAATATGTAAAGATACATGTGATAAGGAAatccaaaaaattattttaaaagataaaattgaaaaagaattaaacgAAAAATTTTCTGCGTTACACACGGATATACAAAGTGACGCCATTCCAACATGTATTTGCGAAAAATCAGTAACAGATAAATTTGAAAAAACTTGTTTAAAATGTTCAGGGATATTCGCTACGGCGGTACCTGAATTGGGATTAATAGGTGGAACTGTTGTATATGATGCAGCAGTAAAGGCTGCTACGAAAGCTGCTATTAAAAAAGCGATTGAAGAAGTAGGAAAGATATTTTTCCTAGCTGATGAATCTACTATGCAATGGACGAACATGATTAACGCAGGAAATTATAGTGATAAAATGTCTCTTGTTAGTATACTGACCTCTCTAAATAATGGGTGCCAGGATGGTGAAGCTGTTGCAGGTCCTTTATTTTGCACGGCATCAAATGCTTTAACTGAAAGTGGTAATCCTTATGTGTTTACTAGAACTATTTCTGAAAAGGCAGCAAATGCTGCAGATGCTGCTCGCAAAGCAGCAAGTGGGAAATTTGCTGAGATGACAAGTGTGGGTACCATTTTTTCTGATCCTATTGTAATTTCAGCTATAGTAGTCATTTCTATAGCTGTTAtacttttaattatttatttgatattaCGTTATCGAAGGAAAatcaaaatgaacaaaaaattacaatacataaaattattaaaagaatag